A genomic region of Thalassoglobus sp. JC818 contains the following coding sequences:
- a CDS encoding NAD(P) transhydrogenase subunit alpha, whose translation MALVQGLTVFALAVFVGFEIITKIPPTLHTPLMSGSNAISGITLVGAIFATGAQQHDFATFLGFLAVVMATVNVIGGFMVTHRMLQKFKR comes from the coding sequence ATGGCACTGGTCCAGGGGCTGACAGTCTTCGCTCTCGCTGTCTTCGTCGGCTTCGAAATCATCACAAAGATTCCCCCGACCCTGCACACTCCGTTGATGTCGGGTTCGAACGCCATTTCGGGAATCACGCTCGTCGGGGCAATTTTCGCGACCGGGGCCCAACAGCACGATTTCGCAACTTTTCTCGGTTTTCTGGCAGTCGTCATGGCAACGGTCAACGTGATTGGCGGCTTCATGGTCACCCATCGAATGCTGCAGAAGTTCAAACGGTAA
- a CDS encoding NAD(P)(+) transhydrogenase (Re/Si-specific) subunit beta — protein MSPVWLNLSYLVAAVLFILGLKGMTRPRTAVQGNLLGSIGMFVAVVATLLAAGVVGYVWILIGVLIGGAIGAYFALTVKIDQMPEMVALLNGFGGAASMFVATADFFRNSDVASTDVIIATGISALIGSVTLSGSLVAFGKLAELDFVKKLKPLDNQQIINAGIAGVLVVLIALLITHPMNFWLWLIVITALALGYFLTISIGGADMPVVIALLNSYSGLAAAATGFVLQNNVLIIAGSLVGASGLILTKVMCDAMNRSLPAVLFGTLGPTADGPSADEVYKTVKSTSAEEVAMLMEIARKVVIVPGYGMAVAQAQHSVRDLTNLLKSRGIEVTFGIHPVAGRMPGHMNVLLAEADIPYDLLKEMDEANSEMEQTDVCLVIGANDTVNPDARTNPNSPIAGMPIINADKARTCVVIKRSLSPGFAKIPNPLFANDNTLMLFADGKQAVMDIITAIKEG, from the coding sequence TTGTCTCCCGTCTGGCTAAATCTGAGTTACCTCGTCGCTGCCGTTCTTTTCATTCTCGGTCTCAAGGGAATGACTCGCCCACGGACAGCTGTCCAGGGGAATCTTCTCGGTTCGATCGGAATGTTCGTGGCTGTGGTGGCCACTTTGCTGGCCGCGGGTGTCGTCGGCTACGTGTGGATCTTGATCGGAGTGCTGATCGGCGGAGCGATCGGAGCCTATTTCGCCCTCACGGTGAAGATCGACCAAATGCCGGAGATGGTGGCACTTCTCAACGGTTTCGGCGGCGCAGCTTCGATGTTTGTGGCAACTGCTGACTTCTTCCGAAATTCGGATGTCGCTTCGACGGACGTAATTATCGCGACGGGTATCTCCGCATTGATTGGTTCAGTGACCCTCTCGGGAAGTCTCGTTGCTTTCGGGAAACTGGCTGAGCTCGATTTCGTCAAGAAACTCAAACCGCTCGACAATCAGCAGATCATCAATGCCGGAATCGCAGGCGTGCTAGTGGTTCTGATTGCATTGCTGATCACTCACCCGATGAACTTCTGGCTCTGGCTGATCGTCATCACAGCACTCGCATTGGGTTATTTCCTGACGATCTCCATCGGCGGAGCGGACATGCCGGTGGTGATCGCGCTTTTGAATTCCTATTCCGGTCTGGCTGCCGCAGCGACCGGGTTCGTGTTACAAAACAATGTCTTGATCATCGCAGGCTCGCTCGTCGGAGCATCCGGACTGATTTTGACCAAAGTGATGTGTGATGCAATGAATCGCTCGTTGCCCGCTGTTCTCTTTGGAACATTAGGGCCAACGGCGGATGGACCAAGCGCAGACGAAGTTTACAAGACCGTGAAATCGACTTCCGCGGAAGAGGTCGCCATGCTCATGGAAATCGCGAGGAAAGTCGTCATCGTCCCGGGATACGGCATGGCGGTCGCCCAAGCTCAGCACTCCGTCCGCGATTTGACCAATCTCCTCAAGAGTCGAGGGATCGAAGTCACTTTCGGGATTCACCCCGTCGCTGGCCGCATGCCGGGTCACATGAACGTCCTTCTTGCCGAAGCAGACATCCCTTACGATCTGCTGAAAGAAATGGACGAAGCAAACTCCGAGATGGAGCAAACGGACGTCTGTCTGGTGATTGGTGCCAACGACACCGTCAATCCTGATGCCCGCACCAATCCGAACAGCCCGATCGCCGGAATGCCGATCATTAACGCTGACAAAGCTCGGACTTGTGTGGTCATCAAACGAAGTCTCAGCCCCGGTTTCGCCAAGATCCCGAATCCGCTTTTCGCAAACGACAACACTCTGATGCTGTTTGCTGACGGCAAACAAGCAGTGATGGATATCATCACCGCCATCAAAGAAGGTTAG
- a CDS encoding HEAT repeat domain-containing protein, translating to MAVTIGQLESADNNRLIAMLKDLSSPLDPEMIGFVAGLASNRERADLVREESAVLLGRIQQPESRNRLLEFTQADDPVVRELGALGLGEDNESATVLTLIGQLSDSVNKVRNVAERSLLKRSEAVASVGVEPLIQLLSHSAVLTRSPAARLLGQTKDERALQPLIQQLKAEEWLDRMWGANGLGSLGVLEVVSDLQQLAKEDPKNRVRASAVEALGELRPPNLQEFLDEIIEDESDEGVRKTAEELKLSLGFDSDDLEYDPFADD from the coding sequence ATGGCAGTCACAATCGGACAGCTTGAATCTGCCGACAACAATCGACTGATTGCAATGCTGAAAGATCTGTCGTCTCCCCTTGATCCAGAGATGATTGGCTTCGTGGCAGGGTTGGCGTCGAATCGTGAACGTGCTGATCTGGTTCGAGAAGAGTCGGCGGTGTTGCTCGGAAGGATTCAGCAGCCAGAATCACGAAATCGGCTGCTCGAATTCACACAAGCTGACGACCCGGTTGTTCGGGAATTGGGAGCACTGGGGCTGGGAGAAGACAATGAGTCAGCGACAGTTCTGACGTTGATTGGTCAGCTCTCCGACAGCGTGAATAAGGTACGCAACGTCGCAGAACGATCTCTTCTGAAACGTTCTGAAGCGGTGGCTTCAGTGGGAGTTGAGCCATTGATTCAACTCCTGTCGCACTCCGCAGTGCTTACTCGCTCTCCGGCCGCACGCCTATTGGGGCAGACAAAAGACGAGCGAGCATTACAGCCGCTTATTCAGCAATTGAAGGCGGAGGAGTGGCTCGATCGGATGTGGGGTGCCAATGGGCTCGGAAGTCTCGGAGTGCTGGAAGTGGTTTCCGATCTTCAGCAATTGGCAAAAGAAGATCCCAAGAATCGCGTGCGGGCATCGGCGGTTGAAGCGTTGGGAGAACTTCGTCCGCCGAATCTTCAAGAGTTCCTCGATGAAATCATTGAAGACGAAAGCGATGAAGGAGTTCGCAAGACTGCGGAGGAACTCAAGCTGTCACTTGGTTTCGACAGCGACGACCTGGAATACGATCCCTTTGCGGATGACTAA